A genomic region of Elaeis guineensis isolate ETL-2024a chromosome 9, EG11, whole genome shotgun sequence contains the following coding sequences:
- the LOC140851714 gene encoding protein CELLULOSE SYNTHASE INTERACTIVE 3-like: MNEDIAKAQALIAAEAIPILQLLMKTCPPSFHERADSLLHCLPGCLTVTIKRGNNLKQTMGSTNAFCRLKIGNGPPRQTKVVNHSTCPEWKEGFTWAFDVPPKGQKLYILCKSKNTFGKTTLGRVTIQIDKVVTEGVYSGFFSLNHDGNRDGSSRTLEIEIIWSNRTSSDGM; this comes from the exons ATGAATGAAGACATTGCAAAGGCACAAGCCTTGATTGCTGCTGAAGCCATTCCTATACTGCAATTACTTATGAAAACCTGCCCACCGAGTTTCCATGAGAGAGCGGATAGTTTGCTACACTGCTTACCAGGGTGCTTAACAGTGACTATCAAGCGTGGGAATAATTTGAAGCAGACTATGGGGAGCACAAATGCTTTCTGTCGGCTTAAAATAGGAAATGGCCCTCCAAGGCAAACCAAG GTTGTGAACCATAGCACATGCCCAGAATGGAAGGAGGGTTTTACTTGGGCATTCGATGTTCCCCCAAAAGGACAGAAGCTATATATACTCTGCAAAAGCAAGAATACATTTGGAAAG ACAACTCTTGGGAGGGTCACCATTCAGATAGACAAAGTCGTGACTGAAGGAGTATACAGTGGATTTTTCAGCCTCAACCATGATGGTAACAGGGATGGGTCATCACGAACCCTTGAAATTGAGATCATATGGTCAAATCGGACATCCAGTGATGGCATGTAA